AGCGTTCGGTAGCACAGCCAGCGCGCCGCCTCGAGCTGGGTGTCCCACTCGGCGAGTGTGAACGAGACGCCCTGATAGCTGGCGATCGGTGCGCCGAACGCCTCCCGCTGACGCACCCACTCGATGGTGGAGGACATCGCGCGGTGGGCGGCTCCGAGGACCATGAGGCCCAGCAACGCACGCGTGAGGTCGAAGTCGGCAAGCTGAGCGGATAAGCCGCTGCCGCCGTCGGTGATTTCGTGGTCGGCCGGAACGAACGTATCGTCAAAACTGAGTCCGACGCGGCTCAGCGGCCGGAAGCCGGGGTCGGCAAATCGCTGCCGGCTGATCGTCGGGTCGTCGAGCGGAACGAGCAATCGCCGCGTGCCACGGGAGCGCAGCGCCGGGTCGACGGTGGCGACGACGATTGCATGGCTCGAATGAGCGCCAAGGGTTACCGAGGTCTTCTCCCCCGACAACCGAAAACCGCCGTCCACGGGCCGGGCGCGGACCGAAGTCCCCGCCGCATCAGAGCCACCTCGAGGCTCGGTCAGAGCGAGGCACACCACCTGCTCGCCAGCCGCCACCGCGTGCACTACGGGCTCGCTCACATGTACAGGTAGGCCTGCGAGCAGACCGTCGAGAAGCACGGAGCCAAAGATCAGGTAGGCAAGGTTGAAGTCGGAACGGGCAATCTGCTCGCAGGCGATGCCGACCGAAATGGCATCGGCGTCCTGTCCCCCGTGGGCGGAGGGGAGGGTCATCCCGAGCAGCCCATGGCGACCCAGTGCCCTGAGCTCGTCCCAGCACATTTCCTCCGAGGTCGCTCGCGCGAGATAGCCGTCGTAGAACTCCCGGCGCCCCAACGCCGCGACCGCGGCCTCGAATTCTGCGTGCTCAGGGGAAAAGACGAA
This genomic stretch from Mycobacterium paraterrae harbors:
- a CDS encoding acyl-CoA dehydrogenase family protein, which encodes MQSGTPDNSFVFSPEHAEFEAAVAALGRREFYDGYLARATSEEMCWDELRALGRHGLLGMTLPSAHGGQDADAISVGIACEQIARSDFNLAYLIFGSVLLDGLLAGLPVHVSEPVVHAVAAGEQVVCLALTEPRGGSDAAGTSVRARPVDGGFRLSGEKTSVTLGAHSSHAIVVATVDPALRSRGTRRLLVPLDDPTISRQRFADPGFRPLSRVGLSFDDTFVPADHEITDGGSGLSAQLADFDLTRALLGLMVLGAAHRAMSSTIEWVRQREAFGAPIASYQGVSFTLAEWDTQLEAARWLCYRTLGLRAAGRPHTREAAMCKWWAPRIAVQAINDCIILHGHVGWSTEMPLQQLLLDVSGLQIGDGTPQIQKLVIARHLIGREHVG